CGAAACACTTTCAGATATGACTGTTCAAGCAGTTAACGCTGCTCTTGAACAAATTGATGAAACGACTAAGAAGAAACTAGGAGCTTTCGCTGGAAAATTGCCTTTCTAATCCACAAAAAAAGAGAAACAGATGTTTCTCTTTTTTTCTTAGAAATCAAAGAATTCCATTGCTTTCTTTAAGAGTAATTCCGTATATTCCGGATCGTCTTGAGCCATTGTGACTTGTGACTGGACCATTTCAAGATCATCAGTAATCATGCCATCTGCACCGAGACGAACTGCTTTATCAAATGCCTCCGAACCATTTACGGTCCAAACGTAGAGTCTCTGATCAGTAGTCCAGAGTTTATTGACAAAGTATTCATCCAAAGTTGAGTACTCCATAGTGTAACCCGTTGCCTTGGTTCTTGGGAAGATACTGTTATAGGGAAGAATAAAGTAAACTGGAATTTCAGAATCATAAGTCAACACTTTATCAATCACATGGTAGTCTAGTGATTGCATCTGATGTCCATATTTCTTGATAGTCGCCCCATACTTTTCGAGGAAATGGTCCATCATTTGCGGACTATCTTTTTTACTGGTTTTAATCTCAATCAGCAATTTTTGGTTTAAAGCATTTGCACGCTCTAAATAGGCATCAAAGCTTGAAATCTTTGTTTGATAACCATTCTCGTAAATATCTGTATTTGTTAATTCATCCAGAGTCAAATCTTGCGGTGTAGCATTAATACCTGTTAAATTTTTGAGGTTGGCATCGTGCATCATCACGAACTGACCGTCTTTCGTTTCCTGCACATCCATTTCGACGAGGTCTGGTTTTAGTTGGGCTGTCTTTTCTAAAGACTGTACCGTATTTTGAACACCATTTTTATTACTTACTCCTCTGTGTGAAATCACTAAAGGTGTATTGGTATCCGGAGACTCCAGATAGATATAACCTTCTAAAGCAAAAAAGATACTTGCACACCCCATGACTCCCCATCTCATCAGATGGTCTTTCTTTCTCCTTGGCATGATCTCCAACTCTTCTCCCGTCAGGAAGGAAACAAACTTCACTAGGAAATAAGTCAGGGTCATGTAATGGAGGTTTTTAA
This genomic interval from Streptococcus oralis subsp. tigurinus contains the following:
- a CDS encoding glycerophosphoryl diester phosphodiesterase membrane domain-containing protein yields the protein MKPEKPKKLGFRKIYYNLDKILFLFFLIFMMVEFVWLPLNSWIAGILLRQTGYLFISYNNFWAIIQGSPFVSLAFLILIAINLLVAYFQICLLFIGARHLLYHEKRTLIEYSRKVFHQSFLFVKRLSFCKMAFVFFYVALLFPFIRKILKIYYLNKIIIPDFIVTYLEDKNWLVGLLIIASAWIFLYISVRFMFALPKILFERKTVRESVKYSLQKTKKNVLFFSWHLLLIIIKTYLFFFVLLIPLLFAQAVMDNFTQKESLILGVINFILIKNLHYMTLTYFLVKFVSFLTGEELEIMPRRKKDHLMRWGVMGCASIFFALEGYIYLESPDTNTPLVISHRGVSNKNGVQNTVQSLEKTAQLKPDLVEMDVQETKDGQFVMMHDANLKNLTGINATPQDLTLDELTNTDIYENGYQTKISSFDAYLERANALNQKLLIEIKTSKKDSPQMMDHFLEKYGATIKKYGHQMQSLDYHVIDKVLTYDSEIPVYFILPYNSIFPRTKATGYTMEYSTLDEYFVNKLWTTDQRLYVWTVNGSEAFDKAVRLGADGMITDDLEMVQSQVTMAQDDPEYTELLLKKAMEFFDF